A DNA window from Vigna angularis cultivar LongXiaoDou No.4 chromosome 1, ASM1680809v1, whole genome shotgun sequence contains the following coding sequences:
- the LOC108334078 gene encoding long-chain-alcohol oxidase FAO4A isoform X1, with the protein MNRKSMENNGESHSRSGSFRMAKVHTVLELGTVHTHTSLLLDGDGDGDVGEEREKHPKPLTNSLSPRQMKSLVALCDTIIPSIDDNLVRSSDESVANFYNTSASMAGTPHHLEKVISEKLKHSSTWLLLVTLWLLSTWFGTFILCGMASVSSKFPFFHSYPEMSLLKRQRAMQSWSLSYLPPLKMFFRTIKLLTLLVFFTQVDEAEENPSWKAIGYCGPDPELKAQLKNHFLRRTLKEEEHEKKDKDDDDDDEEEEFRGPLHKGLVHLNYPIDIIKNSLRRFGFSVSTTSKRNKASNMSSPSLVVQCDAVVVGSGSGGGVVAGVLANAGYKVLVLEKGSYCARNNLSLLEGPSMDKMYLSNGLVATKDMSVLILAGSTVGGGSAVNWSASIRTPEHVCKEWCDRHELELFESKLYKEAMDAVCDKMGVQSEIQEEGFNNEVLRRGCLEMGYQVCNIPRNASSDHYCGWCCMGCKNGKKKSTSETWLVDLVKSGNGAIIPSCEAIQVLQKRKKGSERKTARGVAFAIEYKGKKEICVVESKVTIVACGALSTPALLKKSGLKNENIGKNLHLHPVAMAWGHFPDSSSPNVWPEKHKKSYEGGIMTAMSTVVAQFDKTGYGAVIQTPALHPGMFSILMPWTSGKDMKDRMLKFSRTAHVFALARDQASGTVSSPSLINYQLKDVDKENLATGIEKVLRILAAAGAEEIGTHNNKGRSINVKQVSYHEFEKFVKEESSVSLTDLTTPLCSAHQMGSCKMGTNPSNSVVNQMGETWEVEGLYLADTSVFPTALGVNPMVTVQAIAYCTAQSVVEVLRRKRN; encoded by the exons atgaaCAGAAAAAGCATGGAAAACAACGGGGAAAGCCATAGCAGAAGTGGTAGTTTTAGGATGGCAAAAGTTCACACTGTGCTTGAGCTTGGTACTGTTCATACACACACTAGTCTTCTCCTagatggtgatggtgatggagatgttGGTGAGGAGAGAGAGAAACACCCAAAACCTCTCACAAACTCTCTCTCTCCTAGGCAGATGAAGTCCCTAGTTGCTCTCTGCGACACCATCATACCTTCCATCGACGACAACCTCGTTCGCTCCTCCGATGAATCTGTTGCCAACTTCTACAACACTTCAGCTTCCATGGCTGGAACACCTCACCAT CTTGAGAAAGTGATAAGTGAGAAACTGAAGCACTCGAGTACATGGCTGTTGCTAGTGACATTATGGCTACTGTCTACGTGGTTTGGGACGTTCATACTGTGTGGCATGGCGAGTGTGTCATCAAAGTTTCCATTCTTCCATAGCTACCCAGAAATGTCTCTGCTCAAACGCCAAAGGGCTATGCAGTCTTGGTCTCTCAGTTACCTTCCTCCCCTTAAGATGTTTTTCAGGACTATAAAGCTTCTCACTCTCCTTGTCTTCTTCACTCAG GTAGATGAAGCAGAAGAAAACCCATCATGGAAGGCAATTGGATATTGTGGACCTGATCCAGAGCTTAAAGCACAGTTGAAGAACCACTTCTTACGTAGAACAttgaaggaagaagaacatgaaaaaAAGGACAAggacgatgatgatgatgatgaagaagaagagttcAGAGGCCCTCTTCACAAAGGCCTTGTCCATTTAAACTATCCAATAGACATCATTAAAAATTCTCTAAGGCGATTTGGATTCTCAGTCTCTACCACATCTAAAAGGAATAAGGCTTCTAACATGTCATCACCTTCTTTAGTTGTCCAATGTGATGCAGTGGTTGTCGGTTCTGGCTCTGGTGGTGGGGTAGTAGCCGGAGTTCTAGCAAATGCTGGTTATAAAGTGCTGGTCTTGGAGAAAGGAAGCTATTGTGCTAGGAACAATCTTTCCCTTCTTGAAGGACCAAGCATGGATAAAATGTACCTATCCAATGGTTTGGTTGCAACAAAGGATATGTCTGTCCTAATACTAGCAGGATCCACAGTTGGTGGTGGATCTGCAGTGAACTGGTCAGCCAGCATTAGAACTCCTGAACATGTATGCAAGGAGTGGTGTGATCGCCATGAGCTAGAACTGTTTGAAAGTAAGTTGTACAAAGAAGCCATGGATGCTGTGTGTGACAAAATGGGAGTCCAATCTGAGATCCAAGAGGAAGGGTTCAACAACGAAGTCCTAAGAAGAGGGTGTCTAGAAATGGGATATCAGGTGTGCAATATTCCAAGGAATGCTTCATCCGATCACTACTGTGGTTGGTGCTGCATGGGGTGTAAGAACGGAAAGAAGAAAAGTACATCAGAAACATGGCTAGTGGATTTGGTGAAATCAGGTAATGGAGCAATCATTCCAAGTTGTGAGGCCATACAAGTCTTgcagaagagaaagaaaggaagtgagagAAAAACAGCTCGTGGAGTGGCTTTTGCAATTGAATACAAGGGAAAAAAGGAAATTTGTGTGGTGGAGTCCAAGGTCACAATCGTAGCCTGTGGAGCACTCAGTACTCCAGCATTACTTAAGAAAAGTGGATTGAAGAATGAAAACATAGGAAAAAACTTGCACCTTCATCCAGTTGCAATGGCTTGGGGCCACTTCCCTGATTCATCTTCACCTAATGTGTGGCCAGAGAAACATAAAAAGAGCTATGAAGGAGGGATTATGACAGCAATGTCCACAGTTGTTGCGCAGTTTGACAAAACTGGATATGGTGCAGTGATCCAAACGCCTGCATTGCATCCTGGTATGTTCTCCATTCTAATGCCGTGGACTTCTGGCAAAGATATGAAAGATCGAATGTTAAAGTTTTCAAGAACAGCTCATGTATTTGCCCTGGCAAGGGATCAAGCATCAGGAACGGTGAGTTCACCTTCTCTTATAAACTATCAGTTGAAAGATGTGGACAAGGAGAATTTAGCTACAGGAATTGAGAAGGTGCTGAGAATTCTTGCAGCAGCTGGAGCTGAAGAAATTGGGACCCACAATAACAAGGGAAGGAGCATAAATGTTAAGCAGGTGAGCTATCAtgagtttgagaaatttgtGAAAGAAGAAAGTTCAGTGTCTTTAACAGACCTTACAACACCATTGTGTTCAGCACATCAGATGGGAAGTTGTAAGATGGGCACTAATCCAAGTAACTCAGTAGTGAACCAAATGGGAGAGACATGGGAAGTGGAGGGCCTTTATTTGGCAGACACTAGTGTCTTTCCCACAGCTTTAGGTGTCAATCCAATGGTCACTGTTCAGGCTATCGCTTATTGCACAGCTCAGTCTGTTGTTGAAGTTCTTAGAAGGAAGAGAAACTGA
- the LOC108334078 gene encoding long-chain-alcohol oxidase FAO4A isoform X2, whose amino-acid sequence MASVSSKFPFFHSYPEMSLLKRQRAMQSWSLSYLPPLKMFFRTIKLLTLLVFFTQVDEAEENPSWKAIGYCGPDPELKAQLKNHFLRRTLKEEEHEKKDKDDDDDDEEEEFRGPLHKGLVHLNYPIDIIKNSLRRFGFSVSTTSKRNKASNMSSPSLVVQCDAVVVGSGSGGGVVAGVLANAGYKVLVLEKGSYCARNNLSLLEGPSMDKMYLSNGLVATKDMSVLILAGSTVGGGSAVNWSASIRTPEHVCKEWCDRHELELFESKLYKEAMDAVCDKMGVQSEIQEEGFNNEVLRRGCLEMGYQVCNIPRNASSDHYCGWCCMGCKNGKKKSTSETWLVDLVKSGNGAIIPSCEAIQVLQKRKKGSERKTARGVAFAIEYKGKKEICVVESKVTIVACGALSTPALLKKSGLKNENIGKNLHLHPVAMAWGHFPDSSSPNVWPEKHKKSYEGGIMTAMSTVVAQFDKTGYGAVIQTPALHPGMFSILMPWTSGKDMKDRMLKFSRTAHVFALARDQASGTVSSPSLINYQLKDVDKENLATGIEKVLRILAAAGAEEIGTHNNKGRSINVKQVSYHEFEKFVKEESSVSLTDLTTPLCSAHQMGSCKMGTNPSNSVVNQMGETWEVEGLYLADTSVFPTALGVNPMVTVQAIAYCTAQSVVEVLRRKRN is encoded by the exons ATGGCGAGTGTGTCATCAAAGTTTCCATTCTTCCATAGCTACCCAGAAATGTCTCTGCTCAAACGCCAAAGGGCTATGCAGTCTTGGTCTCTCAGTTACCTTCCTCCCCTTAAGATGTTTTTCAGGACTATAAAGCTTCTCACTCTCCTTGTCTTCTTCACTCAG GTAGATGAAGCAGAAGAAAACCCATCATGGAAGGCAATTGGATATTGTGGACCTGATCCAGAGCTTAAAGCACAGTTGAAGAACCACTTCTTACGTAGAACAttgaaggaagaagaacatgaaaaaAAGGACAAggacgatgatgatgatgatgaagaagaagagttcAGAGGCCCTCTTCACAAAGGCCTTGTCCATTTAAACTATCCAATAGACATCATTAAAAATTCTCTAAGGCGATTTGGATTCTCAGTCTCTACCACATCTAAAAGGAATAAGGCTTCTAACATGTCATCACCTTCTTTAGTTGTCCAATGTGATGCAGTGGTTGTCGGTTCTGGCTCTGGTGGTGGGGTAGTAGCCGGAGTTCTAGCAAATGCTGGTTATAAAGTGCTGGTCTTGGAGAAAGGAAGCTATTGTGCTAGGAACAATCTTTCCCTTCTTGAAGGACCAAGCATGGATAAAATGTACCTATCCAATGGTTTGGTTGCAACAAAGGATATGTCTGTCCTAATACTAGCAGGATCCACAGTTGGTGGTGGATCTGCAGTGAACTGGTCAGCCAGCATTAGAACTCCTGAACATGTATGCAAGGAGTGGTGTGATCGCCATGAGCTAGAACTGTTTGAAAGTAAGTTGTACAAAGAAGCCATGGATGCTGTGTGTGACAAAATGGGAGTCCAATCTGAGATCCAAGAGGAAGGGTTCAACAACGAAGTCCTAAGAAGAGGGTGTCTAGAAATGGGATATCAGGTGTGCAATATTCCAAGGAATGCTTCATCCGATCACTACTGTGGTTGGTGCTGCATGGGGTGTAAGAACGGAAAGAAGAAAAGTACATCAGAAACATGGCTAGTGGATTTGGTGAAATCAGGTAATGGAGCAATCATTCCAAGTTGTGAGGCCATACAAGTCTTgcagaagagaaagaaaggaagtgagagAAAAACAGCTCGTGGAGTGGCTTTTGCAATTGAATACAAGGGAAAAAAGGAAATTTGTGTGGTGGAGTCCAAGGTCACAATCGTAGCCTGTGGAGCACTCAGTACTCCAGCATTACTTAAGAAAAGTGGATTGAAGAATGAAAACATAGGAAAAAACTTGCACCTTCATCCAGTTGCAATGGCTTGGGGCCACTTCCCTGATTCATCTTCACCTAATGTGTGGCCAGAGAAACATAAAAAGAGCTATGAAGGAGGGATTATGACAGCAATGTCCACAGTTGTTGCGCAGTTTGACAAAACTGGATATGGTGCAGTGATCCAAACGCCTGCATTGCATCCTGGTATGTTCTCCATTCTAATGCCGTGGACTTCTGGCAAAGATATGAAAGATCGAATGTTAAAGTTTTCAAGAACAGCTCATGTATTTGCCCTGGCAAGGGATCAAGCATCAGGAACGGTGAGTTCACCTTCTCTTATAAACTATCAGTTGAAAGATGTGGACAAGGAGAATTTAGCTACAGGAATTGAGAAGGTGCTGAGAATTCTTGCAGCAGCTGGAGCTGAAGAAATTGGGACCCACAATAACAAGGGAAGGAGCATAAATGTTAAGCAGGTGAGCTATCAtgagtttgagaaatttgtGAAAGAAGAAAGTTCAGTGTCTTTAACAGACCTTACAACACCATTGTGTTCAGCACATCAGATGGGAAGTTGTAAGATGGGCACTAATCCAAGTAACTCAGTAGTGAACCAAATGGGAGAGACATGGGAAGTGGAGGGCCTTTATTTGGCAGACACTAGTGTCTTTCCCACAGCTTTAGGTGTCAATCCAATGGTCACTGTTCAGGCTATCGCTTATTGCACAGCTCAGTCTGTTGTTGAAGTTCTTAGAAGGAAGAGAAACTGA